Part of the Trypanosoma brucei gambiense DAL972 chromosome 8, complete sequence genome, GATATGCAAGTTGGGAGCCATTTGGTTCTTGTGACTGCCGTTGGTcacctttatttgtttgtttttgcgtaATGtgcctgttgtttttttgttttgtttttgtttttgtttttgtttttgtttttttttgtatcttttcccttccgcCTCCACCTGTCGCAcacctctcttttatttatttacttatttttgtttgtatcGAGTGATTTGTGACGAAACGCTGTCCTTTATCGTGAGGggttcttgttgtttttttttttgcatttactATGGAGAAGTgaatcaaaaggaaaataagagcaaaggtaaagaaaagtGTATCGAGGAACAAATACTGCATGTACAcctgttgtatttgtgtttattttacttattattttttttttggcatttTATCATTTTAGTGCGGAGGGCACGGTGCGGTGTGGTGTGATGTGTCCCACGAGCCTGggtaacatatatatatatatatatatatatttatttatttatttatttatttatttatttatattattgtcattaaaAATACAACTATATGTTACACATGTATtccagaaagaaaatgaaaggaaaggaaaaagaggggaagaatAAGTGCATGTATTGCACAATACCACatccatttatttgtttggtttatTTGCCTTGAGCGTCACGGAGAATAAATGTTTAAAGTgttattgtgtgtgtgtggggggggggggtattgttattattgtgtgAAGAGGACATATTTGTGTAATGACGTCTAGTGAGATGATCCAAGTCCTTTTATgtatttaatttaatttaatttaatttatcTTCCCTTGAACCACGATGTGTTTCTCTCTGCTCTTCACTTCACGTTTACAATTGGCGagtgctttcctttttctttgctcgtATGCGCtactgtgtgcgtgtgcgtaaTATGTATGTCccccgtttttttctttcgttaattttatttatttgtttttccctttgaGCGTttacgaaaacaaaagaaaataagtaagTAATCGTGTCGGCGCGCACTTGGTTTCGATCGGACGATgttaaaagaaagtgaaaggatttttttattttttgctcaCGTCTGTGTTCGTGTGAATTCTAGacaatttttatttttatttttttgcttgaaTGAAAGAGAGAATAGTAGAGCGCGACAGGAACGAATCGAGATAaagggttgttgttgttgtttttttccaagTGTGAGTTaataaaatacaaacacGACTCGTTACTTTATTAtaatttcccttccctcttcatcccttcctcctcagtgTTGATGCACGTGTGTTttatcatatttttttttattaatattatatttatttacttcgattactttaattttttaaagtcACGCATGCGTGACGCGGTGCACTACGACTTATTtgcataatatatatatatatattatgtgtTATATCTTGATATGAATATTTATGTGCGCGTACgttgaattattattattattatacgAGTGTGACGAACATATAACGGAGTGAAGTGAAACAAGCCCGCATGTGTTAACCCAAATTGCAGCACTTTAACACgactaataataatgataataataaatattattatcattattgttattaacgCCGGGGCTAACTGTTGCTGCAGCCCCGGATCCTATCTTATCGTCGTATATGTTtatctttttacttttcttttaaaaaaaaaaaagataataaagcagtatttatatataagtTCTTCCCTCCagattattttttgttaccttctttttaattattattattattatatatattatctcctctttcccctttcattCAATCTCATTATCAACATCATTGCTGTTAACAACATTTCttttatgtgtttatgtttactTTTTACGTATTCGTTTCGTGCTTACTTGAGTTTATGGGTGAATTAACCAGACTGGTGTTCTGTATTTGTttatgtgagtgtgtataatttaaagaagaaaatggttGAAATATGAATAAAGATATAAATATTTGAAtgatgaataaataaataaataaatatatgcgtgtgtatgtgtatgtgtatgtgtcatCCATTACTTTTTGCTCTCCGCGTGGTGGTTGAGGAGTgagagaaaaattaaaaagttAATAGAGAGAAAAGTGTACAGGTATCTGAGAGAATGCACTGATTTGATCCTATGAGGTGCATTTTGTTATATAAACTCAATTGCGTATGTATGGGAACGGGAGGGAGTGAAAAGCCTGATTTCtttcaataaataaatatataatatgatatgaaagttatttgtttctttttttttctattattattattattattattttgcaaTACTTACATCGTTTCGTTATATGTGTTTGATCCCTTCACTATCCCTCTCATTCAAACTCCCACAACTTTTCTTCGGGCCATCAACCCTCCACTTAAATATGTCACTtcttcgttttatttttgttttgctcataacctgctgctgttttggggtttttattcattttatcTGCTCAATTTATTCATAATCACTTCTCTTctattctatttttgtttctttcttttcttttttttgtcgtttgacatttctttttcgttcttATTGCTGTTAGGTACCCGCAATTGTTTTAGTTTGTATTTCACTCACCTCGCCAGAGCGGCAtcttcttattttgttttattagttctttccccctcgttGTCTCTCCTTGGCTTTTCAGCTACTCCAAGagacaaacaagaaacaaaaaaaaaagaacagaacagaacagaaaaaaatatattattaaaaacaaaaacaaaagcaaaaaaagaaagtaaaagggTCACTTTATCTTTTTGTAAACTTCTTCACTTTGATTTCCACTTGTAATTAATTGACCTTCCTGTTTCATAGTTCCTGCTCCCTTGTAcctgtttattattatcattattactagtagtgtttgtattgttgcggCTTATTTGCCTTCACGCTAGTAACTTCGAACCGTTGACGCACGGATCTCATTGATTGATTGGggagttatatatatatatattcttccctatcaaaaattaaaaaagaaggaagagaaaagagtaTATATTGTTATATAAAGGATTTTAACAActaaaagtaaacaaaaggaggaagggaaccCCGGCGTTTGTTATCAACATACGACGACACGTGAATTCAAGCAAACACCACATATATATTCCCTCCGTTTTTtgtaggtttttttttgccttttggttttggtttttttctttaaaaaaacaaatcagaagaaaaggcaaggAAGCTTACCCTACAGAAGGAGGCtaattgaaaagaaaaaaccaaATCGGAATAAGTAGGTAAAGGGAGggtcagaaaaaaaaaaaagaacagaagaacaaaaaaaagggaaataccCTTAGTTTTTGGTGAAGTGAGAGAGCCCTgtagtttcattttttttttttcaaatatatatCACGAAGCGGTACagcgaaaaggaagggagaaggagaagaaagACTTTatcgagtttttttttttcgtttgctttATATCacttttgtcgttgttttgtCCTGAGGTGCTTGGACGCGTAGTGCGAAAGAAATTAATTTCAGAAGGGAAACCGAATCGACAGGTAGCGGATAAGCccatttgctgttgttttacaTCTTTTTAATTCACTCCGTTATTTGTAGAAGCAGAGGATCGTGGTTGACttgtttgtggtttttttttgtttgtctgtttgctTGTTATTGTGTGTGAGTGCATTTGTGCGTTGTAAACTGTTGGCGGGTgaacgaaaaaataaatcaataaataaaggaaCGGATAGGGGTAGATGAACTTCGAGTTGAGCATCAACACCCCTACGCGTCCCACGCGTTGGGTTTCCAACGAAACGCCATCACCTCCGGTGAACATTTCCTTCTCGACTCCGGACCGTTTCATTTCCGATCGGAATTCACAGGATAATTCCATATCACATTTCTTCCtcacaacaaaagagaatGTTGTGCCACTGCGTACCGCCTCAGGTCAGAGGGCCCATTCCTCAGTGATGGTGACGCCGCCAAATCGTGGCACGAcggttggtggtggtggtggtggggccTCTGCTCCACCCGTCTTTGGTGGTGGCGGCGGCAgtagtggtggtggaagCCCCAGCAAATCTGCCAAACGTGCCGCTCAATGTAGTTACACATGTGCACCAGAACTCGGTACGGAACcatacacaaataaactTGCCCGTACACTTTTCCCGGGCACCCAGTCTACTGTTTTGGGGATTAACAGTCAGGTGCAACCGCGGCCCGCACCAGAAACAGAGCAGGAGCGGTACAGCAACTCGCTGGGTGTGGTATTCGAGGAAAATCGGGCAAGGAATTTTATGTCAAGAACGTTCCGGGTTATATCGCGAGCTCCAGAGCGTATTCTCGACGCGGTGGATATGATAGACGACTTTTACCTTCAGCTCATGGATTGGTCCGCAAAGGACGTCCTCGCTGTGGGGTTGCAAGGGTCTGTCTACCTGTGGTATGAGAAAACATCTAACATTGCGCAGCTCCCGTGCCAACGGCCAGCCAACGGGATCATTTGCGGTGTTAGTTGGAGTGAGGATGGAAATCACTTAGCCCTGGGCGCTGACGACGGCTCAGTGGAGATTTGGGATGTAGAGGCGGAGCGCATTACGCGCCGATTGCATCAACACACGGATCGTGTGGGGGCTCTCTCATGGAATGGAAGCGTCCTTTCAAGCGGCAGCAAGGACACAACCATTCGTATTAATGATCTACGGGACCCTCTAGGCACATGGACGCTGCAGGCTCACCGGcaaagtgtgtgtggtttGCGCTGGTCACCTGATGGATTGCGCCTGGCAAGTGGTGGAAACGACAATCAACTTCTGCTCTGGGACATGCGCACTTTATCCATGAACTCAACACCCTCCATGTTACTCAATAAGCACACAGCAGCGGTAAAAGCAATTGCGTGGAATCCAGTGCAACACAATCTTCTGGTTAGTGGCGGCGGTTCTGATGACAAGATGTTGCGCTTCTGGAACACGTCGACCGGTGAGTGCATAAGCAACTTTAACGCAGAAAGCCAGGTGTGTGGCGTACTGTGGAACCATGGCGGTACAGAACTTGTAAGTTCCCATGGCTATTCCCACAATCGCCTTACAATTTGGAAGTACCCAACGATGCGGCGCGTTGCGGACTTGGCAGGGCATACGTCACGTGTTCTGCACATGTGCATGTCAACTGATGGGGAGGTGGTGGTATCCGCAGCAGC contains:
- a CDS encoding cell division cycle protein, putative, giving the protein MNFELSINTPTRPTRWVSNETPSPPVNISFSTPDRFISDRNSQDNSISHFFLTTKENVVPLRTASGQRAHSSVMVTPPNRGTTVGGGGGGASAPPVFGGGGGSSGGGSPSKSAKRAAQCSYTCAPELGTEPYTNKLARTLFPGTQSTVLGINSQVQPRPAPETEQERYSNSLGVVFEENRARNFMSRTFRVISRAPERILDAVDMIDDFYLQLMDWSAKDVLAVGLQGSVYLWYEKTSNIAQLPCQRPANGIICGVSWSEDGNHLALGADDGSVEIWDVEAERITRRLHQHTDRVGALSWNGSVLSSGSKDTTIRINDLRDPLGTWTLQAHRQSVCGLRWSPDGLRLASGGNDNQLLLWDMRTLSMNSTPSMLLNKHTAAVKAIAWNPVQHNLLVSGGGSDDKMLRFWNTSTGECISNFNAESQVCGVLWNHGGTELVSSHGYSHNRLTIWKYPTMRRVADLAGHTSRVLHMCMSTDGEVVVSAAADETIRFWRCFSPCEQTNYCRTRHESHRDPNCVPPGLGVNALQLDTSLRNELPLR